GCGATGTCGAGATCGACGCTATCAAGACCAACAATGCCGCCGGGGAAGACTTTCGAGACTTTCTGCAACCGAACGAGCGCATCAGGCGCCATCGCGCACCTCGGACGGTTTTGTCGTGTTGACCCACAGGATCTGGCATCGCTCCGCTCCCGGATTGCGGAAGGCGTGCAGCAGCGTGCTTTTGAAGGCAAAACTGTCGCCGGCCTTAAGCACATAGGTCGTTGCGTCGACCACCAGCTCGACCTCACCGGTCATGACGAAGCCGAATTCGTGGCCGGCATGGGCGTAGGCTTCCGCCGTGCCGCCGCCGGCCTCGACCGTGACCAGCATGCCGGTGAGCGTGGCGGCGGGCGGCGACAGCAGCGCCTTGGCGATGCCCTCGGACTTCACCGGGATCGCGCGACGCTTATCGGCGCGCACGCAGTAGAGGTCGTTGACCGCCTCATTGCCGTCGGTGATCAGCGCCGACGGCTCGATGTCGAGGGCGGCGGCCAGCGGCCAGATCACCTTGACGCGCAGCGAGGACATGCCGCGTTCGATCTGGCTCAGCGCGCCGATGGAGATGCCGGCTTTGGCGGCCAAGTCGGCCAGCGAGAGGTTGCGCTCCAGGCGCAATGCCCGCACCCGCCGGCCGACGCGGATGTCGGCATCGTCTTTCGGTTTTGTTGCCGCTTCGTCAAAAATGTCCATTCGTTCGTCCCTGTTGCAGTCAAGCAAGCCGGCTTCTGACCAATTCGGCTTCGTGACTAGGTTCTTATCTTGCCAGACGGTGGCGCCGCCCCTCATCGCCCTGCCGGGCACTTCTCCCCGTATAGAGACGGGGAGAAGAGGCTGACTGCGGCGCTGGCTCGTTTCCTGCAACGCCGGCGATTGGCGAAATCGCCGGCGACAGCGCCCCTCTCCCCGTCACTATACGGGGAGAGGATGCCGGCAGGCAGGTGAGGGGCAGCACCACCTTCGGCAATTGGCCCTCAACCCCCTGCCTTCACCTTCTCGAACATCTTGGCCATATCGTCATTCTGCTTCATCGGTCCGGTGAAGATCGTGCTCTTCAGCATCACGTCCGGGTCCGCCGGCAGCTGCAGCTTGTCGAGCTCGTCCTTCGACACGCCGGCGAAGGCAGTCGAGAGCGAGCTGCCATAGCCGTAGGACTGGATGAGGAACTTGCCCGAGTCGGCGTCGAGCCGGCTGTTTATGAAGTCATAGGCGAGATCGACGTTCTTGGCGTCCTTGAGCATGACGAAGCCGCAGGCCCAGGTCAGCATGCCTTCCTTCGGCTTCATGAACTCGACCGGC
This region of Mesorhizobium sp. M2A.F.Ca.ET.046.03.2.1 genomic DNA includes:
- a CDS encoding cupin domain-containing protein, with the protein product MDIFDEAATKPKDDADIRVGRRVRALRLERNLSLADLAAKAGISIGALSQIERGMSSLRVKVIWPLAAALDIEPSALITDGNEAVNDLYCVRADKRRAIPVKSEGIAKALLSPPAATLTGMLVTVEAGGGTAEAYAHAGHEFGFVMTGEVELVVDATTYVLKAGDSFAFKSTLLHAFRNPGAERCQILWVNTTKPSEVRDGA